Proteins from a genomic interval of Dunckerocampus dactyliophorus isolate RoL2022-P2 chromosome 5, RoL_Ddac_1.1, whole genome shotgun sequence:
- the nr2f2 gene encoding COUP transcription factor 2 isoform X1, whose amino-acid sequence MAMVVWRGSQDDVADTQGALSSQTQGGLTLANAQPGQLGLTASQVAPPTPQTPVQGGPNNAQSTPGSQGSQQAEKQPQHIECVVCGDKSSGKHYGQFTCEGCKSFFKRSVRRNLTYTCRANRNCPIDQHHRNQCQYCRLKKCLKVGMRREVSLFTAAVQRGRVPPTQPHHGQFALTNGDPLHCHSYLSGYISLLLRAEPYPTSRYGSQCMQPNNIMGIENICELAARMLFSAVEWARNIPFFPDLQITDQVALLRLTWSELFVLNAAQCSMPLHVAPLLAAAGLHASPMSADRVVAFMDHIRIFQEQVEKLKALHVDSAEYSCLKAIVLFTTDACGLSDVAHVESLQEKSQCALEEYVRSQYPNQPTRFGKLLLRLPSLRTVSSSVIEQLFFVRLVGKTPIETLIRDMLLSGSSFNWPYMSIQ is encoded by the exons ATGGCAATGGTAGTGTGGAGAGGCTCCCAGGACGACGTGGCTGACACCCAAGGCGCCCTTTCCTCGCAGACCCAAGGCGGACTCACCCTGGCCAACGCTCAGCCGGGCCAGCTGGGTCTGACAGCCTCGCAAGTCGCGCCTCCGACCCCGCAGACCCCGGTGCAAGGGGGCCCCAATAACGCGCAGTCCACGCCGGGGAGCCAGGGCTCGCAGCAGGCGGAGAAGCAGCCGCAACACATCGAGTGCGTGGTGTGCGGGGACAAGTCTAGCGGCAAGCACTACGGCCAGTTCACCTGCGAGGGCTGCAAGAGCTTCTTCAAGCGCAGCGTGCGGAGGAACCTCACGTACACATGCCGGGCCAACCGGAACTGTCCCATCGACCAGCACCACCGCAATCAGTGTCAGTACTGCCGCCTCAAAAAATGCTTGAAGGTCGGCATGAGACGGGAAG TCTCTCTTTTTACTGCAGCCGTGCAAAGGGGACGGGTGCCACCCACGCAGCCACACCACGGCCAGTTCGCCTTGACCAACGGGGACCCACTCCACTGCCACTCCTACCTATCGGGATATATCTCGCTGCTGTTGCGAGCGGAGCCCTACCCGACGTCCCGCTATGGCAGCCAGTGCATGCAGCCCAACAACATCATGGGCATCGAGAACATTTGCGAACTGGCGGCCCGGATGCTCTTCAGCGCCGTGGAGTGGGCCAGGAATATTCCCTTCTTCCCGGACCTGCAGATCACCGACCAGGTGGccctgctgaggctgacatGGAGCGAGCTGTTTGTGCTCAACGCGGCGCAGTGCTCCATGCCCCTGCATGTGGCCCCTCTGCTGGCGGCGGCGGGCCTGCATGCCTCGCCCATGTCGGCGGACAGGGTGGTGGCCTTCATGGACCACATTAGGATCTTCCAGGAGCAAGTGGAGAAGCTCAAGGCCCTGCACGTCGACTCGGCCGAGTACAGCTGCTTGAAGGCCATCGTGCTCTTCACCACAG ATGCTTGTGGCCTGTCAGATGTGGCCCATGTGGAAAGTTTGCAGGAGAAGTCCCAGTGTGCCCTGGAGGAGTATGTGAGGAGCCAGTACCCCAACCAGCCCACCCGCTTTGGCAAGTTGCTCCTGCGCTTGCCCTCCCTGCGCACAGTCTCCTCCTCGGTCATTGAACAATTATTTTTCGTCCGCTTGGTAGGTAAAACCCCCATTGAAACTCTCATCAGGGATATGTTGCTGTCGGGGAGCAGTTTTAACTGGCCTTACATGTCCATTCAGTAG
- the nr2f2 gene encoding COUP transcription factor 2 isoform X2, giving the protein MAMVVWRGSQDDVADTQGALSSQTQGGLTLANAQPGQLGLTASQVAPPTPQTPVQGGPNNAQSTPGSQGSQQAEKQPQHIECVVCGDKSSGKHYGQFTCEGCKSFFKRSVRRNLTYTCRANRNCPIDQHHRNQCQYCRLKKCLKVGMRREAVQRGRVPPTQPHHGQFALTNGDPLHCHSYLSGYISLLLRAEPYPTSRYGSQCMQPNNIMGIENICELAARMLFSAVEWARNIPFFPDLQITDQVALLRLTWSELFVLNAAQCSMPLHVAPLLAAAGLHASPMSADRVVAFMDHIRIFQEQVEKLKALHVDSAEYSCLKAIVLFTTDACGLSDVAHVESLQEKSQCALEEYVRSQYPNQPTRFGKLLLRLPSLRTVSSSVIEQLFFVRLVGKTPIETLIRDMLLSGSSFNWPYMSIQ; this is encoded by the exons ATGGCAATGGTAGTGTGGAGAGGCTCCCAGGACGACGTGGCTGACACCCAAGGCGCCCTTTCCTCGCAGACCCAAGGCGGACTCACCCTGGCCAACGCTCAGCCGGGCCAGCTGGGTCTGACAGCCTCGCAAGTCGCGCCTCCGACCCCGCAGACCCCGGTGCAAGGGGGCCCCAATAACGCGCAGTCCACGCCGGGGAGCCAGGGCTCGCAGCAGGCGGAGAAGCAGCCGCAACACATCGAGTGCGTGGTGTGCGGGGACAAGTCTAGCGGCAAGCACTACGGCCAGTTCACCTGCGAGGGCTGCAAGAGCTTCTTCAAGCGCAGCGTGCGGAGGAACCTCACGTACACATGCCGGGCCAACCGGAACTGTCCCATCGACCAGCACCACCGCAATCAGTGTCAGTACTGCCGCCTCAAAAAATGCTTGAAGGTCGGCATGAGACGGGAAG CCGTGCAAAGGGGACGGGTGCCACCCACGCAGCCACACCACGGCCAGTTCGCCTTGACCAACGGGGACCCACTCCACTGCCACTCCTACCTATCGGGATATATCTCGCTGCTGTTGCGAGCGGAGCCCTACCCGACGTCCCGCTATGGCAGCCAGTGCATGCAGCCCAACAACATCATGGGCATCGAGAACATTTGCGAACTGGCGGCCCGGATGCTCTTCAGCGCCGTGGAGTGGGCCAGGAATATTCCCTTCTTCCCGGACCTGCAGATCACCGACCAGGTGGccctgctgaggctgacatGGAGCGAGCTGTTTGTGCTCAACGCGGCGCAGTGCTCCATGCCCCTGCATGTGGCCCCTCTGCTGGCGGCGGCGGGCCTGCATGCCTCGCCCATGTCGGCGGACAGGGTGGTGGCCTTCATGGACCACATTAGGATCTTCCAGGAGCAAGTGGAGAAGCTCAAGGCCCTGCACGTCGACTCGGCCGAGTACAGCTGCTTGAAGGCCATCGTGCTCTTCACCACAG ATGCTTGTGGCCTGTCAGATGTGGCCCATGTGGAAAGTTTGCAGGAGAAGTCCCAGTGTGCCCTGGAGGAGTATGTGAGGAGCCAGTACCCCAACCAGCCCACCCGCTTTGGCAAGTTGCTCCTGCGCTTGCCCTCCCTGCGCACAGTCTCCTCCTCGGTCATTGAACAATTATTTTTCGTCCGCTTGGTAGGTAAAACCCCCATTGAAACTCTCATCAGGGATATGTTGCTGTCGGGGAGCAGTTTTAACTGGCCTTACATGTCCATTCAGTAG